The DNA segment ATTAATGTGTGGCATGTAAAATTGTCAGGTGAATTTGAATTATAAACTTAaagtgagttatatcaaaatttgTGGGATGACATTTTGGACTCCAACCTAAGGTAAGAAAGTTAGGTATATCACTACAGTATATAATGTTTTTAagtgtaataaaaaataaattaagtatTAATCTTTAGACTTTTAAATTATAAACTTAGCACAAAGTATATATCGATGATATCCCGAATAAATCAATTTAACAGCCTGTTAATAGTAACTTGAAATCGAGCATCTTAGATTATGTGATAACATTTGACATGAAATTAATGAAGACATACAAGGAGGCAtaattggtaaaaaaaaaaaacacatttcatctttTTTCCAACCTCCATTGTTGAATAGAATTAACAGAAaggagaaaaaggagaaaagaatatTAACATCCCCCAGCAAATATGGCACAGAAATTCTtctaataatttgaatttaagtatAGGTAAGCAATAAACGAAATTACTTTGATCTGCTCAATTAATTGACCAGTGGTATGTACTTGACAAAAATCTTTCTCAAAAACACATCCACAAAATAACTAATTGTAAGTAAAAGATCGAAACTGCAAGCAAAAATGAATTGAGAGATGAGTAAACAATAAACAAAATCGCTTTGATCTGCTCAAGTAATGTACCAGCATATAGGAGACGTAAACCTCATGGAAAACATACTAAAGGTACATACTCATGGGTAATGTTTTTGGAGATTATTTTTCAGATAAATAAATGTTGCATACATTGTTGTACATTGCCTGTGCCGTAGTTGAAATCTCCTCTTTCAATGTATCATATCTGGTTTCAGATGTCAGCAGCAACATTCAGTGAGTAACAATGTTGCCCTGTAAGCTAATTAAAGATAACAGCAATCCCACTGCATAAGCAGAGATCTTATGCTAATTTTATTGCCATTTTGTAAGCCAACATCAATGCTCGTTAGTGTCCAAATTACTGAAGGCATATTCGAATAGGCAATGCTTTAGAAATCCTTCCATCTTCACTAGTTCTGGAAGCTCTAATTACCATGAACAGCAAGCGATGATGCACACTCAGCGAGAGATCAATGCTTACTCCTCACCCATCTTCAATAGCAGGTTGTCTTGGAAAAGCAGAAAAGATGATGCATACTCAGCATCTAACATCTTCACTACCAACTTTTTCTCCTGCATTGCAATTATAATTGATGGGTTGTGAGTGATATTTGACTAGAAAAATTATAACAAAGAAGCACACGGACCAAAAGCACTAAGAAGTCTTGACCTCCAGCAAATTAGCTAGATGAATCTTTAATGTGGGTCTTGTGAGGTTAGGCTCACAGATGACTCTCAGTTATCAGTTCATTCCTGTTATCACATAATTCCTTTGATGGAAGATGATTGCCTACCGGGCAACTTCCATACTGGGCACATCTTGACCTTCATTAGTCAGACTACTTACAGAAGCATCTATAGGGACCCAACTGTTAGATCGCATGACATTCAAAAACTGATTAGCTTCATCAGAGAATCCTGCTGCATCAAGGCTACAAACTAGCATCACACTCTGAGAATAACTGGGCTTGATACCTTTCTCTATCATTTCATTGAGCATACTCAGCGCTTCAGAAAATTTCTCACTCCTGCAAAGACTCTTTAACAGTTCAACATATGTAGCAGAACTCAATTGTTTACCTTCTGCAATAATTGCATCACGAAACTTGAATGCCTCAGCCAAGTTTTCTTCTTTACAATGTACCTGAATCATCACCCCATAAGTTATTTCATCAGGATGTATACCATTTGCCATCATTTCTTCAAACAATGCTGATGCAGCTGATGTGTTTCCCATTTTGTTATGCCCATCAATAAGCGATGTATAGGTAACACAGTTTGGCTCGATATTCCTGTCCTGCATTTCCATCAATAACCGGCATGCCTCCTCCAAATGTCCTGCCTTGGCATATCCATCTATCAAGATTGTGTATGTTACATTATTAGGCATAACCTCTTTGTCCACCATCTCTTGTAGCAATTTAGTTGCTTCCTGTAGTTTTCCAAGCTTGCAGAAACCATCAACCAAGGAATTAAATGTAAAAACTGTCACGAAGCCTTTTGGCAACGCTTCACTGAACAAATGTAAAGCCCTTTCCATGTCACCAGCCTTGCAACATCCGCTAATAAGAACATTATAAACAAATTTATCAGGTGAAATTCCTCttgaaagcatttgttcatacaaCACAAATGCTTCAGACATGTTTCCAGCCTTGCAGTTTCCATCAATCATTGTAGTGTATGTCACACTGGTCGGCACCAAACCCTTTGCTAAGACGCTCTTGAAATATTTTTTAGCACTGTTGATATTACCAGACTTGCAAAAACCATCAATTAGGGCATTATAAGTAACAATATTTGGCTCAACACCTCTAGCACACATTTCATCATGGAGGGTCACAGCTTTAACCATGTCGCCTGTCTTACAAAGCCCAAAGATAAGTGAACCATAAGTGTATGCATCAGGAGTCAAACCTTTCTCCTGAAGCTCTGAAAAGGCTTGGAAAGCCTCTTGGATCTTCCCACTCTTTGAGAGGCTCTGAATGAGCACACTGTATGTTTGCACATCTGGCAACACACCATGTCCCAACATGGAGTGAAAGGTGGAGAAGGCCTTTGCAACATTGTCTGATTTGCAGTAACCATCAATAAGGATTGTTAAAATGACATCATTTGGCTTTATACCTCGAGCAACCATCAGTTGCAAAAGTTCATCTGCTCCATCCATATCTCCAGACTTGCTGTGCCAGTCAATGAGAGGCCCATATGTGAACACATTTGGAGACAACCCTCGCTCTTGCATTTGAGTAAAGTATTTCTTTGCTTCTTCAAGATTTCCCGCCTTGCATAGACCCATAATGAGATAATTGTAGCAAAATGTATCTGGAGGAACATTTATATCAGCCATCTTATCCAAAGTCTGCACTGCCTCCATTATTCTGCCTTCCTTGCACTGACCTGAAATGAGAGTGGAATAAATGACAGCATTAGGTTCCAAACCATTTTCATGCATTTCCATCAACAAGACCTCAGCCTGCCTCGATTCTCCACAAACACAAAATCCATTAATCATCACGCTGTAGGTATACAAATTAGGTAATACATTCCGAATCTTCATCTCTTCAAGCAACCTAAGCGCCTCCTGGGGACTACGCACCTTAAAATACCCCTCAATAACTAGGTTGTAAGTCTGTGTCTCTGGTTTACAACCCATACGATCCATCTCCTCCAAAAGTTCATGTGCCTTATCTATGTCCCCTGCCTTACATACCCCACGAATGAGACTGTTATATGTAAACATATTGGGCTGCACTCCTGCAGCTATCATCTCATCCTTCAATTTAAAAGCCTCGTCCATTTTGCTTTCTCGCACAAACCCATCAATCAAAGAAGAGTATATAAATACATTGGGCTTTAGACCCCTCACCGATATTTCATCCAACAATTTCCTTGCTTCGATTGACTGACTGTTCTTGCATAAGCCACTAATGAGAACACTGTAAGTGTAGTTATCAGCAGCCAAGCCTTTCTTCACCATCTCCTCCTTCAACTGAAAAGCATCCCCAAGAGCCCCAACTCTGCAGAAACCACAGATTAGCGTGTTGTAAGTGACTGCACTTGGGGCACAACGTTTTTGCTCCATCTCCAAGAAGACATTTTTTGCTGCATCAACATTTCCAACCTTAAAATACGCCTCGATCAATATAGTAAAAGTGTAGACATCGTGACCCAGTTGCGCCCGTGATATGAAATCGTGCACCTTCCAGAACAAATCCATGGAATTAGCCCTCAAGAGATCCTTCAGCAGCGCATTGCAGCACCTCAAACTCGGAGCAAAGGCACCGCCTTTCATCAACAACGCCACTTCAGCGGCTTCCTTGAGCATTCCCGCCCTCTTGTACGTATCAATCAGCACGCTGAACACCGCCGAGTTGGAGCGCGGGTCGCGGGAGAAGCAACCAACGATGTTGTCCAATACGGAAGGCGGGGAGGGACAGGTCTTGACCATTCGCTCGAGGAGGCCATTGGCGAGGGGGAAGAGGCCAGAATCGCAGAGGGCAACGGCGAGCACGGCGAAGGAATCAAGGGCGTGGGGGGAGACCATCTGCGACCCGGACCAGTAAAAGAAATCCAGAAGGCGCTTGGGATCGGGCGCCCGGCCGACTCTCTGGCGAAGGACCGCGGAGACGGCGGCCGGGGAAAGGCGGCGGGGGATGTCGGAGGCGGCCATGGCGGCCTTCCAGTTCCCGGCGCCGAAGAGGAGAGCGGAGATCTCGCGGACCAGATCGTCAACATCGGAGTCATGCTCGGGGGATTCCGAGGAGACGCATAGGGGGAGGATTTGGGATCGGAGATGGGGGCTTCTCGCGTCCGACAAGGGGCTGGGGATTATTCTACGCCGGAGGAGGAGAGGGCGAGCTCGAGTGACTCGAAACATGGCGACGGCTCCCTCGCTCGCCGCTTCCGCTCGGTCCACAATACATTCGATTCGATGTGAAACGTATTTAGCGTGGAAACGCTTCTGTTTCGACCCACAGATGCTCGTCGAGAAGGGTGGAGTAGATGATTGGACAGGCGGCGGAGGCCCCATTGTGGGTCCCATAAGTGCCGATGCGAGGTGGGTACGTGGTGTTACACATAGTATCTAAAAGAatcctaaaatatttaaattagctAACATAAGTATTAAAAAACATATAAAATGACAAAATACCTATTATTTCTACTATTTAATGTTTATGAATCGTAGCAACATCAATTATTAGAATGGCAGGAATTTAAGTACCATGGTTCCGAAATCAATAATAGTTTTGGTTTCGAAACTTAACTGGTAACTATTGGTTCTAGAATCAATTGGTTCTGATTTTGATTCAAATAgttaattctttttatttttgaaaaaattaaaatatatatatatatatatatataattataatgaaTATAATGATTCAAAGATGGTTCAAGAAATATGAAAAGCTGGTTCATGAATGACTCTTATGAATTGCATGACCTAGAAATCGGTGAATTTAGAGAATTATCAGGAGTTATTTCATCGAGCTTCaagattttttataatattttttataaaatttaacttATAGGAAGatgttaaagtttttttattcatttaatgATTAGACAGAAGACCAATTTTAAAGTTCTAATTAAGATAGAAATACTTTTAATAATGAAAGTAAAAAATCTTAGATAGAAATACttcataagattttttttatataaatatctcTATCATTCTCCTTTATTATCTTTAATTTATGATTTCCTGATGACCACCCATTTTTAAAAGAGACTATCTAACATGCTATCAAAGCAATCAGTTCTTCAATAACAAAAGCATAAATTTCAAGATTTTTCCAatttaattttaacttaaaaatcaAAGCATTTGATAAGTGGAATGAAAAGATACAGTACATTTTAAATTTAGTGGTTCGATTCTAAAGAATGCGTGGCTGTTGGCCGCTGGTGATAACATGAAAGTTGGATGCTCTCCTGAAGATTGGGTTAGTAGGAAGGCACCACAAGTTAATTTCGATGAATCGGACATCAAAAGGCCACTGCATACAGCATAACATCAGTTTACACTGGCAGCTTCCTCTACTTCTGACAGGAAGCCATCGTCAAAGAATGACGAGTGCAAAGCTCTGATGCACTGCTGTGCTTCGCTATCATGAACTACCAAGGAAATGTTAACCTGTAGGGTAAAGGTAACGAGAAAACAAGCATCACATTTGGAACACTTTTGTTGGATTATGAAGAAGCGTAACCGAGTTGTTAGAAAGTACCTTCGATGCTCCCTGGGAGATCATCTGGACATTCACTCCATTCTTGCGAAGAACATTGAATGCCTGAAGACCAAATACGCTTAATTAGTCTCTGTTGCCAGCACGATGCGGTCGCTAAACATAATTACCGACCACCAGGAAAATGTGGGCAAATAGTCCATAAAATGGTAAAAGGAGaggacaaaaagaaagaaattctGTTTTAGTTAATAAGTGAGATCAAACCTTTTCTAGGATTAAAGATGATCTCTGCACATTTCCAATAAGAGAGATTATTGATCTGTGCTGAAGGAGATGAACAACAGCAATCTTCTCCAGCTCCTCAACTACATGATCAAGTTCCTACATTTGATTGTTCAAGATGGATTAGATGAGCAAGATATCAACCAAATATAGTGTCCTTGCTACGAAAAATTACAACCAAGTATTCCGTTATGGCTAGTTTTTTTAAGAAACAACGGAGTATCCTTTTGACACCTTTCTCAATCTGAAAAACTTAACTTGTTCATATGCTTAAGTCACCACAACTTAAGCGAGGATAAACTTAAGCCAGCAAATTGTGCATTTTTAAGTTCAGCAGGCACATGCATATACTCTGCAATAGAGACCATCTCTGTTTTTTTTGTTTAACATAAGTGAAGGTTTGAGTGGAAAATCATAATGATTCAGCTCAGACCTGCTGGATTAATTCTCTATTCCAGAGTTTTGATGGATCCAGTGTCAAAGAGATGCTGACTTCACTTGTTGCGACACAGTCAACAGAAATGCCCAAGTCCTCAAATATAGAGAAAACCTGGagaatacacacacacaaaaggGGAAGTAACAAACTATAATTTTACAAGTAACAGATTACACCACCAAGACCGAAATGATCACTAGTCAACCTTTGCAAGAAATCCATACTGTCCAAGCATTCGAGTGCTCACAATATCCAACATGGTAACATTTGACTTCAACACAATGCTGGTTAGTACAACCTGGATTATCCACAAAAAACGTTTATGACAAAGCTAGGAGCAATATCACTTCTACAAAAGAATAAATATAAACATAGTATTTCATTATAGACCTTGCTCATATCTCTTGCTTTAGTGATGACAGTTCCAGGAGCTTGAGGATTATAAGAATTCTTGACCCTAACAGGTATATCACCTTCTCTGGCAGGCCGCATTGACTGGGGATGCAACACCTGAACTTGGAAAATAGCTTATAGTGTCAAATGAATAAACCAAGAAGCAGAACTTATATGAAGAGTCTACAGTAGCTACACTTGCAATTTAAAAGAGGCACCATAACATAGAACTGAATTTGTAATAAAAAACTCTAAATGTAGGTCTAGTGCTACACAGTGAAATCCGAATCCATAAGAACTGCTACAAGTGTGAAGCTGAGTATCAATTTTTGCATCCTTCAAGTTCTGCAAATTTCCAAAGAAACTTCTGTTGCAAACAAACAAATAAGTCATACCTGTGCTCCAAAATAAGCGAGTTCAGCTGCCTCTTCAAATGTTAAATGAGGAACCGGCTTTGCATTTGGACATATATTAGGATCACATGTTAAAACACCATCAACATCTTTCCAAACCTGTTGCAGATGTATTAATAATATTAGTCTGATACACTGCAGATGGCCAACAGCATCTGAGGTTACATGGATAATGCAAATAGCCAAAGTAGTACAAGAATGGCAGAAAACCTAAAATAAACTTCAGTAGAGTGTGTTGTTTGTGAAGTAGGTAAAGTAGAATACAGCATCCCAACAATATGCTCAAACACTTCAATACTTCAAACTGACCTGAATTTCACGTAAGCCCAAAGCTTTACCTATAGTTGTTGCAGTTAAGTCGCTTCCACCTCTGCCTAAGGTAGTTACAGCACCGGATTTCCAACCCTTTAATCGTAGAAACATCATCAGACCTTTAATCTCAGTTACACAATTATGTCAGCACTACAAAATGCATGATGTTGAGCTTGTAGCTACAACCTTTCCAAGGAAACCAGTGATTATAGGAATCGCCGGATCATTAGTCCAATCACCATGCAACCTCTTTGCAACAGCAGGATAAGTTGCTTCCAAGATGTCAGCATTTGTAAAGTCATCTGTGGTAATAAAACCAATCTCAAATGCATCATACTGCAAAAGACGCAAAAGCCACATAAGTAGCTCCTTTATTGATCAGAAGCAAATTGCAAATATAGAAATTAATTATCATGAAGTTGCTTCCAAGACGTTAACATTTGTAAAGTCATATATGATTCTTGGTAATAAAACCAGTCTCAAATGCATCATACTACAAAAGACGCAAAAGCCACATAAGTAGCTCCTCTATTGATCAGAAACAAATTGCAAATATAGAAATTAATTATCATGAGGTTGCTTCCAAGGTGTTAGCATTTGTAAAGTCATCTGTGGTAATAAAAACAATCTCAAATGCATCATACTGCAAAAGACGCAAAAGCCACATAAGTAGCTCCTCTATTGATCAGAAACAAATTGCAAATATAGGACTAGATGAAATAGATTAGATCTCTTTTCTCTAACTTATCACATACTTCATGAAGCAAAGTCACATCTCAAAATTAAACTCCCAAATATGAATTGTTGTACTGACAACAATTCATTAAGCAAAGTTTAAATATAACCATATGgaaaaaaatcattagattttCCTTCAATAGTTTGGAGCTATCAAACCATTTCTCTTTGCATGCAAGAATTTCAATCAGGTTCCTGGCTTTCTTGGTAACTTACACGAATATCTTTGACTCTTAATATTTCAACTATTATATTTGGAAGACTAAATGATTGTGGAAATTATTGCGATGTGACCTTTAATTTACTAGTGCATTAAATATCAATGACACTCATTTATGCTCCACTTTTCAGACATATAACTGGTAAATGGTTGCTCAAGGGCTGGGTGAGCTTAAACAGTTAAGGAATGTCTTGCAACAAAATGTTAGGTTCTATCAAAATCTCTCTTGAAATAAGATTTAACATTGTAACAAAGTGATGGCTCCTAGATGTTGAAGTAGTGGTGTAGATGTAAGCCGGAAGAATGAGGCACTCTGGCTTAGGCTCTTTGTACAACCATCGGAGGGGAACCTTTACATGGTACACCCACCTCTCTTCATAGTCGAACCCAACTTGGGAAGCAAAGGTCTCGGAGTTGAGGAAGGAGTTCAGCAAGACAGAAAGAAGCCTTGGAGTACCTGAAGAGGTCAAGACCAAGCAAAGGCACTCTcgagaggagaaagagaatggCTAGTATCGGTGCTAAGCACCTCTTCAAATAAAGCAAGTAGAAAAACTCTAACCTAGCCTGCTTTCCAGGTGTCAGTATAGCCAACCAACCCTGTTCATAGAAAGACAAAAGTTCTGTATGCTAAGACTTCTTAGCTTCCGCTTCCTCTCCTCTTCATGGCCTTCAGTCTAGTCTCCATTTGCCATCAACTTGTAGAAAGAGAATCATTCCCTCCTTTAAGTTCAGTAAGAAAAGTCATGGAAAGTGTGGATGAATAAAGAAAGACTTTCTCCTACCCTAGCTAGGAAGATAGAATCTAACGGAAGATTCTGTAAGTAGATCAATTCAATTCGATGATTTGAATCTGAGGTCAGGAAGGAGGAATCCAATACCAACTTGCTTAAAGAATCAAACTCTTCCTTCGATAGGAAAGTCCCATTGCTCGCCAAAAGCCCTATCTAAGTCAAACTGCGGTAAGCTTATTCTACTTGCTTGGGATTTCTAAAAGTCTTCCAGTTAGCGTAGTTACTAGAGCCCATGGCAGGAGATGCAGTTCATGAAGTGATCCAATGTAGAATTTGACTTGAATGTAAATGCTAAAAGCCATCCGTTAAATGGTCTTCTACTAACTATACACCAATAAGTAAATATCCAACTAATTTTAGGAAGACCGGATACATTTAGGTTAGCAGAATATCCAATGCAGGTGTAATATTAAAAGTTAAAACTACACAAAATATCCAATCAAAAGTAAGCAGTGAGTTTGTTAGAATAATTCAATATGACCTTGTAGCTGTAACAACCATAAAGACTAgtttaataacaacaacaacccaAAGACTAACAGCACATGTTAAAAGAAACAAAGAACAGATCAGGCAATCAGTCAAAATGATCAGCTAAAGCATCTCTTTTACCTTTTGCCTAAAAAAGTATGTTTGTTATCTTTATACAAATCATGATTTGTCTTACCGGTCCATAACGGTGTATTGACCGGTCATAGGTACGATACATGCCGAGCCATACTAACACATGGTACACTGAAATGTACCAGTATATACCGCTCATACCGAGCAATACAttgcggtacgacgaaccttgatacAAATGAAACAATATTAGCAAGAATATGCCTGGATGAACAAAGGTCAACCGACTATTAACAATCATTTTCAACTTACGAGAAAGTGTGCTCAGTTACTATAATTCCCTGAGCTTATATTCATTTCATATGAAATATTAAAGGGTGTGACTTATGATACCTGTCGTGCTTTAGTACCAATTTTGTTTAAATATGCTGCAAAAATTCTTGTAGACATGCATTCACCAAAGGAAACTAGATAGTCCCTTGTACGAGGTGTTAGCTCTTTCATCATGGCAATGCCTTTCAGAAGCTGCTCTAACTCAACCAGAATATCTGCACATTGTGGCATACAAAGCTATAAACATATAGAGCCAAGAAATAGTAATAAGAATGTTCTTGTCACTGATCAAGTGTCATGACATCGGTTCAAATTGTCACCCATGGGCTTAATGAAAATGACACCAACGGTTCCCTACCTCCAACAGAAACTACAGTATTTAGTGGACCATAATCTAGCAAAATCATTAACCATCACAGGAGACATCTCAAGCAACAAAAATCAtatacaaaaaggaaaatgatacaACCAtcaaataaacaaacaaaaaaataatgaCAAAAATCATGATTTGATTCAGATAATCAACTGATCCTGGTTGGACAAAATCTGGAACACCAGTTTATTTGGGATGCACCAACCCAAAGTATTCGTGCTGACTAAGATAATCCATGTGAGGTTATCCTAATCACCCAAGTCGATTCAAATCCATCCTAAAATATCTAATAAGATTAAGAAGAAAACTTTAAGCTGACACAATTATATGAACAAAAAATAACCTTAGCTTAAAACCATAACATTCCTAATGCCTTCCCACTTAAAAAAGGACCTCAAAACCTCTGCACACAGATAATTTTGAGTGTTCTCTCcttattttttgctttttttgcttCCAGGATTTAAGTACCTCAAATTTTATATAGAAAACTACTAAGAGATATAGTTGTTTTTCACGTATCCCACTGTGGCTTAATTAGTGACTTACC comes from the Musa acuminata AAA Group cultivar baxijiao chromosome BXJ2-8, Cavendish_Baxijiao_AAA, whole genome shotgun sequence genome and includes:
- the LOC135618500 gene encoding pentatricopeptide repeat-containing protein At5g61990, mitochondrial-like, which gives rise to MFRVTRARPLLLRRRIIPSPLSDARSPHLRSQILPLCVSSESPEHDSDVDDLVREISALLFGAGNWKAAMAASDIPRRLSPAAVSAVLRQRVGRAPDPKRLLDFFYWSGSQMVSPHALDSFAVLAVALCDSGLFPLANGLLERMVKTCPSPPSVLDNIVGCFSRDPRSNSAVFSVLIDTYKRAGMLKEAAEVALLMKGGAFAPSLRCCNALLKDLLRANSMDLFWKVHDFISRAQLGHDVYTFTILIEAYFKVGNVDAAKNVFLEMEQKRCAPSAVTYNTLICGFCRVGALGDAFQLKEEMVKKGLAADNYTYSVLISGLCKNSQSIEARKLLDEISVRGLKPNVFIYSSLIDGFVRESKMDEAFKLKDEMIAAGVQPNMFTYNSLIRGVCKAGDIDKAHELLEEMDRMGCKPETQTYNLVIEGYFKVRSPQEALRLLEEMKIRNVLPNLYTYSVMINGFCVCGESRQAEVLLMEMHENGLEPNAVIYSTLISGQCKEGRIMEAVQTLDKMADINVPPDTFCYNYLIMGLCKAGNLEEAKKYFTQMQERGLSPNVFTYGPLIDWHSKSGDMDGADELLQLMVARGIKPNDVILTILIDGYCKSDNVAKAFSTFHSMLGHGVLPDVQTYSVLIQSLSKSGKIQEAFQAFSELQEKGLTPDAYTYGSLIFGLCKTGDMVKAVTLHDEMCARGVEPNIVTYNALIDGFCKSGNINSAKKYFKSVLAKGLVPTSVTYTTMIDGNCKAGNMSEAFVLYEQMLSRGISPDKFVYNVLISGCCKAGDMERALHLFSEALPKGFVTVFTFNSLVDGFCKLGKLQEATKLLQEMVDKEVMPNNVTYTILIDGYAKAGHLEEACRLLMEMQDRNIEPNCVTYTSLIDGHNKMGNTSAASALFEEMMANGIHPDEITYGVMIQVHCKEENLAEAFKFRDAIIAEGKQLSSATYVELLKSLCRSEKFSEALSMLNEMIEKGIKPSYSQSVMLVCSLDAAGFSDEANQFLNVMRSNSWVPIDASVSSLTNEGQDVPSMEVAR
- the LOC135618501 gene encoding aspartokinase 1, chloroplastic-like; protein product: MAVVAQFGGGSCCGVVKLDSSTSLAFSTSFQSKVSFALSSRSFCRKREGICGKRRALKVCCERRVSAVVEKDAVLRQGADSNVEQLSIVMKFGGSSVASAERMKEVADLILSFPEERPAIVLSAMGKTTNNLLLAGAKAVCCGVSNVSELHELSFVKELHLKTIDELGLESSIISDILVELEQLLKGIAMMKELTPRTRDYLVSFGECMSTRIFAAYLNKIGTKARQYDAFEIGFITTDDFTNADILEATYPAVAKRLHGDWTNDPAIPIITGFLGKGWKSGAVTTLGRGGSDLTATTIGKALGLREIQVWKDVDGVLTCDPNICPNAKPVPHLTFEEAAELAYFGAQVLHPQSMRPAREGDIPVRVKNSYNPQAPGTVITKARDMSKVVLTSIVLKSNVTMLDIVSTRMLGQYGFLAKVFSIFEDLGISVDCVATSEVSISLTLDPSKLWNRELIQQELDHVVEELEKIAVVHLLQHRSIISLIGNVQRSSLILEKAFNVLRKNGVNVQMISQGASKVNISLVVHDSEAQQCIRALHSSFFDDGFLSEVEEAASVN